The following coding sequences are from one Gossypium raimondii isolate GPD5lz chromosome 4, ASM2569854v1, whole genome shotgun sequence window:
- the LOC105780271 gene encoding bidirectional sugar transporter SWEET4, giving the protein FSSYNLATGVERERGEFRYGLYFIYDRPTFVKIYKKMAVEEFKPDPYIATAMNCMLWIFYGLPMVHPDSILVVTINSIGLAMELIYLSIFFLYAPNKGRAKVIGWLALEILFLGVVAACTLTLRKTHAQRSDLVGILCVIFGVLMYASPLTVMRKVIKTKSVKYMPFYLSLANFLNGVIWVTYALIRFDLYILIGNGLGALSGAIQLILYACYFKSTPKDDDENGVVEPSELQLSGGNGPSRPTV; this is encoded by the exons ttctcttcatatAATTTAGCCACAGGggtagagagagagagaggggagTTTCGTTatggattatattttatttatgacaGACCAACATTTGTGAAGATATACAAGAAGATGGCAGTGGAGGAATTCAAGCCAGATCCTTACATAGCAACTgcaatgaattgcatgttgtgGATATTCTACGGCTTACCAATGGTTCATCCCGATAGCATCCTTGTTGTCACCATTAATAGCATTGGACTTGCAATGGAGCTCATTTATCTCTCCATTTTCTTCCTTTATGCCCCCAATAAAGGCCGA GCCAAGGTTATTGGATGGCTTGCCCTagagattttatttttgggtgTTGTAGCCGCATGCACGTTGACATTGCGCAAAACCCATGCCCAAAGATCGGACCTTGTTGGAATTCTTTGTGTCATATTTGGAGTATTAATGTATGCTTCACCTCTTACCGTTATG AGGAAGGTGATTAAAACAAAGAGTGTaaaatacatgccattttacCTCTCATTAGCCAACTTTCTTAATGGAGTTATTTGGGTCACATATGCACTCATTCGCTTTGATCTCTATATATTG ATTGGAAATGGATTGGGGGCACTATCTGGAGCAATACAGTTGATTCTGTATGCTTGCTACTTCAAGTCTACCCCAAAAGACGATGATGAAAACGGCGTCGTCGAGCCATCTGAGCTTCAACTCTCCGGCGGCAATGGACCGTCTAGACCAACAGTTTGa
- the LOC105780354 gene encoding uncharacterized protein LOC105780354, which produces MSGNALRDLNTLPTPERKNDSSSKGNFTKPCNGKTIENVEEQLKKSLSSVQINGGETLNVQHNKSSASVQINGGETVNVGVEVANSEVEYIESENLSDLEDVDTCLKKLLPGLDSKDWILVVETLNNVRRLSVFHKERMHSMLGDLIPLVVKSLKNPRSAVCKTAIMTSANIFSAYNDDLIDSLDPLLVQLLLKASQDKRFVCEAAERALEAMTTSVSPMLLLPKLQPYLKNRNPRIRAKASMYFSRSVPRLGVEGIKEYGIDKLIQVAASQLSDQLPESREAARTLLLKLQTVYEKSHGLSTVVSENPEMGSWENFCLSKLSPLSAQAVLRVTTNIAREGLVIGS; this is translated from the exons ATGTCGGGGAATGCATTAAGAGATCTCAATACTTTACCTACACCTGAGAGGAAGAATGACAGCTCCAGTAAAGGGAATTTTACTAAGCCTTGCAATGGGAAGACAATTGAAAATGTTGAAGAGCAGCTGAAGAAAAGCCTGTCTTCTGTTCAAATAAATGGAGGTGAAACTTTAAATGTGCAGCACAATAAGAGCTCCGCTTCTGTTCAAATAAATGGAGGTGAAACTGTAAATGTTGGAGTGGAGGTAGCTAATTCGGAAGTAGAATACATTGAATCTGAGAACTTGAGTGATCTAGAAGATGTTGATACATGTCTTAAG AAGCTCTTACCTGGACTTGACTCTAAAGATTGGATTTTGGTTGTTGAAACACTCAATAATGTTCGTCGATTATCAGTATTCCATAAGGAAAGAATGCATAGTATGCT GGGTGATTTGATCCCTCTTGTAGTTAAGTCCTTGAAGAATCCTAGGAGTGCTGTTTGTAAAACTGCAATTATGACATCTGCTAATATTTTCAGTGCGTATAATGATGATTTGATTGATTCTTTGGATCCCCTG CTTGTACAGCTTCTTCTTAAGGCTTCACAAGACAAAAGATTCGTATGTGAGGCAGCTGAGAGGGCCTTAGAGGCTATGACTACTTCAGTTTCCCCTATGTTGTTGTTGCCCAAGTTGCAACCCTATCTGAAGAACAGAAACCCACGAATTCGAGCAAAGGCATCAATGTACTTTAGTCGTAGTGTTCCACGTCTG GGTGTTGAGGGAATTAAAGAATATGGAATTGACAAATTGATACAAGTAGCTGCATCCCAACTAAGCGACCAGCTCCCAGAGTCACGGGAGGCTGCTCGAACCCTTCTTTTGAAGCTGCAAACTGTATATGAGAAGTCCCACGGTCTCTCAACTGTAGTATCTGAGAATCCAGAGATGGGCTCTTGGGAGAACTTTTGTCTGTCAAAGCTCTCTCCTTTAAGTGCACAAGCAGTGCTTCGTGTGACAACAAACATCGCTCGGGAAGGTCTCGTTATTGGTTCCTAA
- the LOC105780817 gene encoding cyclic nucleotide-gated ion channel 18: MNSVLPSFRYLPSTSTTNATATRPTPQSKDNDNTDFSLLWHYQILDPGSDIVSYWNHVFLIVCIMALFIDPLYFFLPYVGGPACLASDSSMGVFITVLRSMADLLYLFNMVIKFRTGFIAPNSRVFGKGELVMDAREIAIRYLKKDFIIDLAATLPLPQFVIWVLIPTTRHSRTDHANNTIALIVLLQYVPRLFIIFPLNSKIIKSNGIIAKTAWAGAVYNLLLYVLASHVLGAIWYLCSIARQFSCWKEECAKENALKVIACIPSFLDCNSLVKPEREYWANVTNVLNNCDASNEETDFKFGMFAAAFTTDVASKNFVIKYLYCLWWGIRNLSSYGQNLETTIYIWENVFAIAICLLGLVLFALLIGNMQTSLQSMTVRIEEWRLKRRDTEEWMRHRQLPEDLQERVRRFVQYKWLATRGVDEEFILQSLPLDLRREIQRHLCLSLVRRVPFFAQMDDQLLDAMCERLVSSLSTEGNYIVREGEPVNEMLFIIRGQLESSTTGGGRTGFFNSITLRPGDFCGEELLTWALMPNSTLNLPLSTRTVQAVSEVEAFALQADDLQFFAHQFKRLQSKKLQHAFRYYSHQWRTWGACFIQAAWRRFKKRKMAKELIKRENSFYYRTLGDQDDYHYDIDDMEEGLLDHEDYIDGISSSSMDNQQNFQLGATILASKFAKNTKKGSKVPLIDSSADSLKMPKLFKPDEPDFSVDHIENV; this comes from the exons ATGAATAGCGTACTCCCTTCGTTCCGCTACTTACCTTCCACCTCCACCACCAACGCCACCGCCACACGTCCTACACCACAATCCAAAGACAATGATAATACCGACTTCTCCCTACTATGGCATTACCAAATATTGGACCCCGGCAGCGACATTGTTTCCTATTGGAACCATGTGTTCTTGATTGTTTGCATTATGGCGTTGTTCATAGACCCTCTTTACTTCTTCCTCCCTTACGTGGGGGGACCTGCATGCTTGGCCTCCGACTCCAGCATGGGGGTCTTCATCACTGTTTTAAGGTCTATGGCCGATCTTTTATATCTTTTCAACATGGTCATCAAGTTTAGGACGGGGTTCATTGCCCCCAATTCTAGGGTTTTCGGAAAGGGTGAGCTTGTTATGGATGCCAGGGAGATTGCGATACGGTACTTGAAGAAGGATTTTATCATTGATCTTGCAGCTACCTTACCACTACCTCAG TTTGTGATATGGGTATTGATTCCAACCACAAGACACTCAAGAACGGATCATGCAAACAACACCATTGCTCTTATTGTGCTCCTTCAATATGTTCCAAGGTTGTTTATTATCTTCCCTCTTAACTCAAAGATCATCAAATCCAATGGAataattgccaaaacagcttgGGCTGGTGCTGTATACAATCTCCTTCTCTATGTCCTCGCCAGTCAT GTATTGGGAGCAATATGGTATCTGTGTTCAATAGCGAGGCAATTCTCGTGTTGGAAAGAGGAATGCGCGAAGGAGAATGCCTTGAAGGTGATTGCTTGCATCCCAAGTTTCCTGGATTGCAATAGCTTGGTGAAACCGGAGAGGGAATATTGGGCGAATGTGACCAACGTGCTCAACAACTGCGATGCCTCCAACGAAGAGACTGATTTCAAATTTGGAATGTTTGCAGCTGCCTTCACTACTGACGTTGCTTCCAAAAACTTTGTTATCAAGTACTTGTACTGCCTTTGGTGGGGTATCAGAAATTTAAG TTCATATGGGCAAAATTTGGAGACAACCATATATATTTGGGAGAATGTTTTCGCAATTGCCATATGTTTATTAGGATTGGTTCTGTTCGCACTCTTGATTGGCAACATGCAG ACATCATTGCAATCAATGACTGTAAGGATTGAGGAGTGGAGACTTAAACGAAGGGATACAGAGGAGTGGATGAGGCATCGTCAgttacctgaagatttgcaaGAACGTGTTCGACGATTTGTTCAATACAAATGGCTAGCCACTCGAGGTGTCGATGAAGAGTTTATATTGCAATCTTTGCCGTTGGATCTCCGCCGCGAAATTCAACGCCACTTGTGCCTTTCTCTTGTTCGCCGT GTTCCTTTCTTCGCACAAATGGATGACCAACTTTTGGACGCGATGTGTGAGCGCCTAGTCTCGTCGTTGAGTACCGAGGGCAATTACATCGTCCGAGAAGGAGAACCGGTCAATGAGATGCTCTTCATCATCCGAGGCCAACTTGAGAGCTCCACGACTGGTGGAGGAAGAACCGGCTTCTTCAACTCCATCACCCTCCGGCCGGGTGATTTTTGTGGTGAAGAGCTTCTCACATGGGCTCTAATGCCCAACTCCACCCTCAACCTGCCCCTCTCAACTCGAACCGTCCAAGCAGTTTCGGAAGTTGAAGCTTTTGCACTCCAAGCCGATGACCTCCAGTTCTTCGCACATCAATTCAAAAGGCTTCAAAGCAAGAAGCTCCAGCACGCATTCCGATACTATTCTCATCAATGGCGAACGTGGGGCGCATGTTTCATACAAGCTGCTTGGAGAAGGTTTAAGAAGAGGAAGATGGCGAAAGAGTTGATTAAAAGAGAGAACAGTTTCTATTACAGGACATTGGGTGATCAAGATGATTATCATTACGACATTGATGATATGGAAGAAGGGTTACTGGACCATGAAGATTACATTGACGGAATATCATCATCATCCATGgataatcaacaaaattttcaacttggGGCAACCATTTTAGCTTCAAAGTTTgctaaaaacactaaaaaaggATCTAAAGTTCCTTTGATTGATTCCTCTGCTGATAGTTTAAAGATGCCCAAGTTGTTTAAACCAGACGAGCCTGATTTCTCGGTAGACCATATTGAAAATGTTTAG